One Brachybacterium aquaticum genomic region harbors:
- a CDS encoding sensor histidine kinase, protein MDETTDGAALPERPRITPASLASVVVGGVLSFTWLILSVTMLIAGLSALPALGAGLLLLIPWLLAMQVVVRIERRRAVAIHGIGVIVPVRRRSRRTGAAGWLQNRWFELGSGAFWRGILHHHLAMLVAGAFFVAFAALLWLGWNGWQLALLHGPLELGGVELTRWGLALIGTAGVLLSGAMLALGALADRGLARGLISGSEEELREQVAELAERRQGAVDAAAQERLRIERDLHDGVQPRLVNLAMTLGIARTAIRTDPDRAERLVTEAHAEAKAVMTDLRQLARGIHPAVLTDRGLDAALSALAARSRIPVELDVQLPPGTHAGLDREREGVAYFLVAEALTNITKHAEASRIRVDVRQDARVLRVRIEDDGRGGARVHRDGMSTGLAGLTDRVRATGGVLEVTSPPGEGTVLEAVIPTLRGTAPPTAAVAPASAPAPPPRPQTRPDPQEAHR, encoded by the coding sequence ATGGACGAGACGACCGACGGGGCCGCGCTGCCCGAGCGCCCCCGGATCACCCCGGCCTCCCTGGCCTCGGTGGTCGTGGGCGGCGTGCTGAGCTTCACCTGGCTGATCCTCAGCGTGACCATGCTGATCGCCGGGCTCAGCGCCCTGCCCGCGCTCGGTGCCGGTCTGCTGCTGCTCATCCCCTGGCTGCTGGCGATGCAGGTCGTCGTGCGCATCGAGCGCCGCCGGGCCGTCGCGATCCACGGCATCGGCGTGATCGTCCCCGTGCGCCGCCGCTCGCGCCGCACCGGCGCGGCGGGCTGGCTGCAGAACCGCTGGTTCGAGCTGGGCAGCGGCGCGTTCTGGCGGGGCATCCTCCACCACCACCTGGCCATGCTTGTGGCCGGGGCGTTCTTCGTGGCCTTCGCGGCACTGCTGTGGCTGGGGTGGAACGGCTGGCAGCTCGCACTGCTGCACGGACCGCTCGAGCTGGGCGGGGTGGAGCTGACTCGCTGGGGGCTGGCCCTCATCGGCACCGCCGGGGTGCTGCTCTCCGGCGCGATGCTGGCCCTCGGGGCGCTGGCCGACCGGGGCCTGGCCCGGGGGCTGATCTCCGGTTCCGAGGAGGAGCTGCGCGAGCAGGTCGCCGAGCTCGCCGAGCGCCGCCAGGGCGCGGTCGACGCCGCCGCCCAGGAACGGCTGCGGATCGAGCGGGACCTCCACGACGGCGTCCAGCCGCGCCTGGTGAACCTCGCCATGACCCTCGGCATCGCCCGCACCGCGATCCGCACCGACCCCGACCGGGCCGAGCGCCTGGTCACCGAGGCGCACGCCGAGGCGAAGGCCGTGATGACGGACCTGCGCCAGCTCGCCCGCGGCATCCACCCCGCCGTGCTCACGGACCGGGGCCTGGATGCGGCGCTGTCCGCTCTCGCCGCCCGCTCCCGCATCCCGGTCGAGCTCGACGTGCAGCTGCCGCCCGGCACCCATGCGGGCCTGGACCGCGAGCGCGAGGGCGTGGCCTACTTCCTGGTCGCCGAGGCGCTGACCAACATCACCAAGCACGCCGAGGCCTCGCGCATCCGGGTCGACGTCCGCCAGGACGCCCGGGTTCTGCGGGTGCGGATCGAGGACGACGGCCGCGGCGGCGCCCGCGTGCACCGCGACGGGATGTCCACCGGGCTCGCGGGGCTGACCGACCGGGTCCGCGCCACCGGCGGGGTGCTCGAGGTGACGAGCCCACCCGGCGAGGGCACGGTGCTCGAGGCCGTGATCCCGACCCTGCGCGGCACCGCTCCACCGACTGCTGCCGTGGCACCCGCCTCGGCACCCGCCCCGCCGCCCCGCCCCCAGACCCGACCGGACCCCCAGGAGGCCCACCGATGA
- a CDS encoding DUF4097 family beta strand repeat-containing protein, protein MSVDAPDRPPAGPSTGPVAGPPGLPNDPPRPPDPEVRYDPPRSLVPSPASDRPWRTGTVLVGGGVVLLLVLVLAATSAATWVNARRFTEVPATTTLGAPTSLSVGSTLGTVRVQPSDEVDEVVLSLVEPGTTVPAAEGDMVRARIERSGGADATVVRVSQPEEYTGVPGVDRARDVLVLVPSGHVMDLDLSSTVGDVVADGEFSAVNVRADVGDVHLGPVSAPDGLTVSTDIGGIDVETVSPAPTSVELTSSLGDVSLRLPADAGGEVSLLSELGDLRIAVAGTSRWGVETSTGLGTEQIDPGLTDGSGAPVGTLSARTETGDVTITR, encoded by the coding sequence ATGAGCGTCGACGCTCCCGACCGCCCGCCCGCAGGGCCGTCCACCGGACCCGTGGCCGGGCCGCCCGGCCTGCCGAACGATCCCCCACGTCCGCCGGACCCGGAGGTGCGCTACGACCCGCCGCGGAGCCTGGTCCCCTCCCCCGCCTCCGACCGCCCCTGGCGCACCGGGACGGTGCTCGTGGGCGGGGGCGTGGTGCTGCTGCTCGTGCTGGTGCTCGCGGCGACCTCGGCCGCGACCTGGGTGAACGCCCGTCGCTTCACCGAGGTCCCCGCGACGACGACGCTCGGTGCCCCGACCTCGCTGTCGGTGGGCAGCACCCTCGGGACCGTGCGGGTACAGCCCTCCGACGAGGTCGACGAAGTCGTGCTGTCCCTCGTGGAGCCCGGCACCACGGTGCCCGCCGCCGAGGGCGACATGGTCCGCGCCCGCATCGAGCGCAGCGGCGGCGCGGACGCGACGGTGGTCCGGGTGAGCCAGCCCGAGGAGTACACCGGCGTGCCCGGGGTGGACCGGGCCCGCGACGTCCTGGTCCTCGTGCCGAGCGGGCACGTGATGGACCTGGACCTGAGCTCCACCGTGGGCGATGTGGTCGCCGACGGCGAGTTCTCGGCGGTGAACGTGCGCGCCGACGTGGGCGACGTCCACCTCGGACCGGTCTCCGCCCCGGACGGGCTCACCGTCAGCACGGACATCGGCGGGATCGACGTGGAGACCGTCTCCCCCGCCCCGACCTCGGTCGAACTGACCTCCAGCCTCGGGGACGTGTCCCTGCGCCTGCCGGCCGATGCGGGCGGCGAAGTGAGTCTGCTCAGCGAGCTCGGGGACCTGCGGATCGCCGTGGCCGGCACCTCCCGCTGGGGCGTCGAGACCAGCACCGGGCTCGGCACCGAGCAGATCGATCCCGGCCTCACCGACGGCAGCGGCGCCCCGGTCGGCACGCTCTCAGCGAGGACCGAGACCGGGGACGTGACGATCACGCGCTGA
- a CDS encoding ribbon-helix-helix domain-containing protein, translating to MAAGPPPAKVQFNVYLPPDLVVAVKHRAIDENSSLSDLVRRALTEYLETRSS from the coding sequence ATGGCAGCAGGTCCGCCCCCCGCCAAGGTCCAGTTCAACGTCTACCTCCCGCCCGATCTCGTGGTCGCGGTGAAGCATCGCGCGATCGACGAGAACAGCAGCCTCAGCGACCTGGTGCGCCGGGCGCTGACCGAGTACCTCGAGACCAGGAGCTCCTGA
- the acs gene encoding acetate--CoA ligase produces the protein MSDDAVTGIENLSQETRTFAPPTEFVQNAVARPSLYSEAERDRLAFWRSRASLLSWETPFTETLDWSNPPFARWFADGTLNVAYNCVDRHVESGHGSQVALLAEYEDGTDASYTYADVKDEISRMANVLADLGVRTGDRVAIYLPMIPEAVFAMLACARIGAPHSVVFGGFSAEALRSRIEDAEARVVITADGQNRRGKQLPLKPAVDEALAGGAKSVEKVLVVRRTGGDVAWTEGRDVWWHEARESASTEHAPVPVEAEHPLFILYTSGTTGKPKGIVHTTGGYLTQATYTHRNVFDLKPATDVYWCTADVGWITGHTYVVYGPMANRTTQVIYEGTPDTPHQGRWWEIIEKYKVTQFYSSPTAIRTAMKWGEDIPGKYDLSSLRLLGSVGEAINPEAWMWYRRVIGGDRCPIVDTWWQTETGGIMISPLPGVTDTKPGSAQVPLPGISADVINDAGESVENGQGGYLVLDQPWPGMLRGIWGDPERFKETYWSRFEGYYFAGDGAKKDADGDIWLLGRVDDVMNVSGHRLSTMEIESALVSHEWVAEAAVVGADDETTGQAPVAFVILRSGNDEAIAAAGGEEKVPELLRAHVGKEIGPIAKPKKVLLVTELPKTRSGKIMRRLLRDVAENRQVGDTQTLADASVMDLIQQGLTGKS, from the coding sequence ATGTCCGACGACGCCGTCACCGGGATCGAGAACCTCTCCCAGGAGACCCGCACCTTCGCGCCGCCCACCGAGTTCGTCCAGAACGCGGTGGCCCGCCCGTCCCTCTACTCCGAGGCCGAGCGCGACCGCCTCGCCTTCTGGCGCTCCCGCGCGAGCCTGCTGAGCTGGGAGACCCCCTTCACCGAGACGCTCGACTGGTCCAACCCGCCCTTCGCCCGCTGGTTCGCCGACGGCACCCTGAACGTCGCCTACAACTGCGTGGACCGCCATGTCGAGTCCGGCCACGGCAGCCAGGTCGCGCTGCTGGCCGAGTACGAGGACGGCACCGACGCGTCGTACACCTACGCGGACGTCAAGGACGAGATCTCCCGCATGGCCAACGTGCTCGCCGACCTCGGCGTGCGCACCGGCGACCGGGTCGCGATCTACCTGCCGATGATCCCCGAGGCCGTCTTCGCGATGCTCGCCTGCGCCCGCATCGGCGCGCCCCACTCCGTCGTCTTCGGCGGCTTCAGCGCCGAGGCGCTGCGCTCCCGCATCGAGGACGCCGAGGCGCGCGTGGTCATCACGGCCGACGGCCAGAACCGTCGCGGCAAGCAGCTGCCGCTCAAGCCCGCCGTGGACGAGGCGCTCGCCGGCGGTGCGAAGTCCGTCGAGAAGGTCCTCGTGGTGCGCCGCACCGGCGGGGACGTGGCGTGGACCGAGGGCCGCGACGTGTGGTGGCACGAGGCGCGCGAGAGCGCCTCGACCGAGCATGCCCCGGTGCCCGTCGAGGCCGAGCACCCGCTGTTCATCCTCTACACCTCCGGCACCACCGGGAAGCCCAAGGGCATCGTCCACACCACCGGCGGTTACCTCACCCAGGCCACCTACACCCACCGCAACGTCTTCGACCTCAAGCCCGCCACCGACGTGTACTGGTGCACCGCGGACGTCGGCTGGATCACCGGCCACACCTACGTGGTCTACGGGCCCATGGCCAACCGCACCACCCAGGTCATCTACGAGGGCACCCCGGACACCCCGCACCAGGGCCGCTGGTGGGAGATCATCGAGAAGTACAAGGTCACCCAGTTCTACTCCTCGCCCACCGCGATCCGCACCGCCATGAAGTGGGGCGAGGACATCCCGGGCAAGTACGACCTCAGCTCCCTGCGGCTGCTCGGCAGCGTGGGCGAGGCGATCAACCCCGAGGCGTGGATGTGGTACCGCCGCGTGATCGGCGGGGACCGCTGCCCGATCGTGGACACCTGGTGGCAGACCGAGACCGGCGGCATCATGATCTCCCCGCTGCCCGGCGTCACCGACACCAAGCCTGGCTCCGCCCAGGTGCCGTTGCCCGGCATCAGCGCCGACGTCATCAACGACGCGGGCGAGTCCGTGGAGAACGGACAGGGCGGCTACCTCGTCCTGGACCAGCCCTGGCCCGGCATGCTCCGCGGCATCTGGGGCGACCCCGAGCGCTTCAAGGAGACCTACTGGTCCCGCTTCGAGGGCTACTACTTCGCCGGTGACGGCGCGAAGAAGGACGCCGACGGCGACATCTGGCTGCTGGGCCGCGTGGACGACGTCATGAACGTGTCCGGGCACCGCCTGTCCACCATGGAGATCGAGTCCGCGCTGGTCAGCCACGAGTGGGTGGCCGAGGCCGCGGTCGTCGGCGCCGACGACGAGACCACCGGCCAGGCGCCGGTCGCCTTCGTCATCCTCCGCAGCGGCAACGACGAGGCGATCGCCGCCGCCGGCGGCGAGGAGAAGGTGCCGGAGCTGCTGCGCGCCCACGTGGGCAAGGAGATCGGCCCGATCGCCAAGCCCAAGAAGGTGCTGCTCGTGACCGAGCTGCCCAAGACCCGCTCCGGGAAGATCATGCGCCGCCTGCTGCGCGACGTGGCCGAGAACCGTCAGGTCGGCGACACCCAGACCCTGGCCGACGCCTCGGTGATGGACCTGATCCAGCAGGGCCTGACCGGCAAGAGCTGA
- a CDS encoding response regulator transcription factor, producing MRIVIADDAVLLRAGLERLLTEAGHEVVAAVGDAAGLLAAVSHHRPDLAVIDVRMPPTFTDEGVRAAVLIRQQDPEVKLLVLSQYVEERYASDLIADSPQGLGYVLKDRVADVEDFLGVVDTVGGGGTWLDPEVVQQIFVRSRRRRTLEALTPREREVLSLMAQGRSNQAIADTLFVSAGSVEKHISSLLTKLDLPPVDGENRRVMAVLRYLESEDRT from the coding sequence ATGAGGATCGTGATCGCCGACGACGCCGTGCTGCTGCGGGCAGGGCTCGAGCGCCTGCTCACCGAGGCCGGGCACGAGGTGGTCGCCGCCGTGGGCGACGCCGCCGGGCTGCTCGCGGCCGTCTCCCACCACCGCCCCGACCTCGCCGTGATCGACGTGCGCATGCCGCCGACGTTCACCGACGAGGGCGTGCGCGCCGCGGTGCTGATCCGCCAGCAGGATCCCGAGGTGAAACTGCTGGTGCTCTCCCAGTACGTCGAGGAGCGCTACGCCTCCGACCTCATCGCCGACTCGCCGCAGGGGCTGGGCTACGTACTCAAGGACCGCGTGGCCGACGTCGAGGACTTCCTCGGGGTCGTGGACACCGTCGGCGGGGGCGGGACCTGGCTGGACCCCGAGGTGGTCCAGCAGATCTTCGTCCGCTCGCGCCGCCGCCGCACCCTCGAAGCGCTCACCCCGCGCGAGCGGGAGGTGCTCTCGCTCATGGCGCAGGGGCGCTCCAACCAGGCCATCGCCGACACGCTCTTCGTCTCCGCCGGCAGCGTGGAGAAGCACATCTCCTCGCTGCTCACCAAGCTCGACCTGCCGCCGGTGGACGGCGAGAACCGGCGCGTCATGGCGGTGCTGCGCTACCTGGAATCGGAGGACCGGACATGA
- a CDS encoding LacI family DNA-binding transcriptional regulator — MSSDATSSSDQIDPRIDESAPEDAGATGQVVENVESTAASLAAEGVARGTLGDVANSLGISSAVALRALRGSDEIKPQMAARVREAAERLNFPIEELSEETEHRGVVAILVNTMRNTWISDLVRSIRIELTATGRTAVVVPTRRRVPEYPVAADTDAIENLVHLGVDGFLMVSDLADMDSVLEATGNRPLIGIGCSREFVGRFDTVRIDDEVGQGLLVDHLVGLGHREIAHVGGVGAAVARERADAFRAAMARHGLSDVARVEPGDFTEQVGQTAGSMLLRGSRVPTAVTCANDVTAVGVLSAAREAGFDVPEELAVAGYGNTSLASSGVAQLTSVDPNSDRLGALAAQFLVERVSGHEGPTRDVAVAPSIVVRRSTSAGPRPETTRRKRISVE; from the coding sequence ATGAGCAGTGACGCCACCTCCTCCTCCGATCAGATCGACCCCCGCATCGACGAGTCCGCGCCCGAGGACGCCGGCGCGACCGGGCAGGTCGTCGAGAACGTCGAGTCCACCGCCGCCTCGCTCGCGGCCGAGGGCGTCGCCCGCGGCACGCTTGGCGATGTCGCGAACTCGCTGGGCATCTCCAGCGCGGTCGCGCTGCGCGCTCTGCGCGGGTCCGACGAGATCAAGCCGCAGATGGCGGCGCGGGTGCGGGAGGCGGCCGAGCGGCTGAACTTCCCCATCGAGGAGCTCAGCGAGGAGACCGAGCACCGCGGCGTGGTCGCGATCCTCGTCAACACCATGCGCAACACCTGGATCTCGGACCTGGTCCGCTCGATCCGCATCGAGCTCACCGCGACCGGCCGCACCGCCGTCGTGGTCCCCACCCGTCGGCGCGTGCCCGAGTACCCCGTCGCCGCGGACACCGACGCAATCGAGAACCTCGTCCACCTCGGCGTGGACGGCTTCCTCATGGTCTCCGACCTCGCCGACATGGACAGCGTGCTAGAGGCCACCGGCAACCGGCCGCTCATCGGCATCGGCTGCTCCCGCGAGTTCGTCGGCCGCTTCGACACCGTCCGCATCGACGACGAGGTGGGCCAGGGACTGCTGGTCGACCATCTGGTGGGTCTCGGACATCGCGAGATCGCCCACGTCGGCGGGGTCGGCGCCGCGGTCGCCCGCGAGCGCGCCGACGCCTTCCGCGCCGCGATGGCCCGCCACGGCCTGTCCGACGTGGCCCGCGTCGAGCCCGGCGACTTCACCGAGCAGGTCGGGCAGACCGCCGGGTCGATGCTGCTGCGCGGCAGCCGCGTGCCCACGGCCGTGACCTGCGCCAACGACGTCACCGCCGTCGGCGTCCTCTCCGCCGCCCGCGAGGCCGGCTTCGACGTGCCCGAGGAGCTGGCGGTCGCCGGCTACGGCAACACCTCCCTCGCCTCCTCCGGCGTCGCCCAGCTGACCAGCGTGGATCCCAACTCCGACCGGCTCGGAGCGCTGGCCGCGCAGTTCCTGGTCGAGCGGGTCTCCGGCCACGAGGGCCCGACCCGCGACGTGGCCGTCGCCCCGTCGATCGTGGTGCGCCGCTCCACCTCCGCCGGCCCCCGCCCCGAGACCACCCGCCGCAAGCGGATCTCGGTGGAGTGA
- the cysS gene encoding cysteine--tRNA ligase has translation MTLQLHDTATRTTAPFTPVREGAVSLYVCGPTTQGAPHLGHLRTFLAFDVLVRWLERSGYEVTHVRNVTDIDDKILVKSAESGAEWWAWSLRFEREFADVLDRIGNRRPTYEPRATGHVPEMIELMQLLIERGHAYADGNGSVYFDVASLPDYGSLTRQSLEDMQDAGEEMEPGKRDRRDFALWKAAKATEPETASWDTPFGRGRPGWHLECSAMSRKYLGETFDIHAGGLDLRFPHHENEQAQSHAAGFGFAQRWMHSGVLTVDGLKMGKSLDNFVTAAQALGDHPTAAVRLALVSGHYRATVEYNATAMREAEVVWERFTQAARRAAGLLGEDPIAGPDADLAAVELPAEFVAAMDDDLSVAEALAVIHRELASLNTLLAAAGAAGRSEEIAGSLGRLRAMLDVLGLDPLGAQWGQESGADGAEHAALDALIAAQLAARQEARAAKDWARADALRDALVAAGIRIEDGPDGARWTLDPTH, from the coding sequence GTGACTCTTCAGCTGCACGACACCGCCACCCGCACCACCGCACCGTTCACCCCGGTGCGCGAGGGGGCGGTGTCGCTGTACGTCTGCGGTCCCACCACGCAGGGCGCCCCGCACCTCGGCCACCTGCGCACCTTCCTCGCCTTCGACGTGCTGGTGCGCTGGCTCGAGCGCAGCGGCTACGAGGTGACCCACGTCCGCAACGTCACCGACATCGACGACAAGATCCTCGTGAAGTCCGCCGAGTCGGGCGCCGAGTGGTGGGCCTGGTCGCTGCGCTTCGAGCGCGAGTTCGCCGACGTGCTGGACCGGATCGGCAACCGTCGGCCCACCTACGAGCCGCGCGCCACCGGGCACGTGCCCGAGATGATCGAGCTGATGCAGCTGCTCATCGAGCGCGGCCACGCCTACGCCGACGGGAACGGCTCGGTGTACTTCGACGTCGCCTCCCTGCCGGACTACGGCTCGCTCACCCGGCAGTCCCTCGAGGACATGCAGGACGCGGGCGAGGAGATGGAGCCCGGCAAGCGCGACCGTCGCGACTTCGCCCTGTGGAAGGCCGCCAAGGCCACCGAGCCGGAGACCGCCTCCTGGGACACGCCCTTCGGCCGCGGCCGCCCCGGCTGGCACCTGGAGTGCTCGGCGATGAGCCGCAAGTACCTCGGGGAGACCTTCGACATCCACGCCGGCGGTCTGGACCTGCGCTTCCCGCACCACGAGAACGAGCAGGCCCAGTCCCATGCCGCAGGCTTCGGCTTCGCGCAGCGCTGGATGCACTCCGGGGTACTCACCGTGGACGGGCTGAAGATGGGCAAGAGCCTGGACAACTTCGTCACCGCCGCCCAGGCGCTCGGCGACCATCCCACCGCGGCGGTCCGTCTGGCCCTGGTCAGCGGCCACTACCGCGCGACCGTCGAGTACAACGCGACCGCCATGCGGGAGGCCGAGGTGGTGTGGGAGCGCTTCACCCAGGCTGCCCGCCGCGCCGCCGGCCTGCTCGGTGAGGACCCGATCGCCGGTCCCGACGCCGATCTCGCGGCGGTGGAGCTGCCCGCGGAGTTCGTCGCCGCGATGGACGATGACCTCTCCGTCGCCGAGGCCCTCGCCGTGATCCACCGCGAGCTCGCCTCCCTGAACACCCTGCTCGCCGCCGCCGGTGCCGCTGGCCGCAGCGAGGAGATCGCCGGGTCCCTCGGCCGCCTGCGCGCCATGCTCGACGTGCTGGGCCTTGACCCGCTCGGCGCGCAGTGGGGCCAGGAGTCCGGGGCCGACGGGGCTGAGCACGCCGCGCTCGACGCGCTCATCGCCGCCCAGCTCGCGGCCCGTCAGGAGGCCCGCGCCGCGAAGGACTGGGCCCGGGCCGACGCTCTGCGCGACGCTCTCGTCGCCGCGGGGATCCGCATCGAGGACGGGCCCGACGGCGCCCGCTGGACCCTCGATCCCACGCACTGA
- a CDS encoding phage holin family protein, with protein MINTTNDPSTPPTQRSIGELVQSIRDELLGVVHHEIDIAKKEGTALAIKVGIIAAMAAVLLFLLLSAWVMLLFAAATGLNALGLPYWASFLIVAGVFIVLGAIAGLVAFLVSKKLKAPETTIETAQNAVQAVQGKRRKNAVSYDDTFEELYGKQVSARTE; from the coding sequence ATGATCAACACCACGAACGACCCGAGCACGCCGCCCACCCAGCGGTCCATCGGCGAGCTCGTCCAGTCCATCCGCGACGAGCTCCTGGGTGTCGTCCACCACGAGATCGACATCGCCAAGAAGGAGGGGACCGCGCTCGCGATCAAGGTCGGCATCATCGCCGCCATGGCCGCCGTGCTGCTCTTCCTCCTGCTGTCGGCATGGGTCATGCTGCTCTTCGCGGCGGCCACCGGGCTGAACGCCCTGGGCCTGCCGTACTGGGCCTCCTTCCTCATCGTCGCGGGCGTGTTCATCGTCCTCGGCGCGATCGCAGGCCTGGTCGCCTTCCTGGTCTCGAAGAAGCTAAAGGCCCCCGAGACCACCATCGAGACCGCCCAGAACGCGGTCCAGGCGGTCCAGGGCAAGCGCCGCAAGAACGCCGTCTCCTACGACGACACGTTCGAGGAGCTCTACGGCAAGCAGGTCAGCGCCCGCACCGAGTGA
- the rlmB gene encoding 23S rRNA (guanosine(2251)-2'-O)-methyltransferase RlmB produces MAGNSSRRGAVRKGKKGATVGSGGVRRRALEGKGPTPKAEDRPAHKKYAGGSSGSGSGGSGRGGAKGVRKSPGSDQVAGRNAVLEALREDVPATQLTVMVRLDTDERVREIMRLAATRGLPVAEASRTDLDRMTDHAVHQGVALTIPPYEYAEVSDLLEIAADRFEPPLLVALDGITDPRNLGAILRSADAFGAHGVILPERRSVSMTASVWKVAAGAAGRVRVAQVTNLNRALASLKEKGVFVLGLDADGDVTSRELELGTQPTVLVVGAEGKGLSRLARESSDQVVSIPMGGRTESLNASVAAAIALYELSGVRERQGLA; encoded by the coding sequence ATGGCAGGAAACAGCTCGCGCCGCGGCGCGGTGCGCAAGGGCAAGAAGGGCGCGACCGTCGGCTCCGGCGGTGTGCGCCGACGCGCGCTCGAGGGCAAGGGCCCGACCCCGAAGGCGGAGGACCGTCCCGCCCACAAGAAGTACGCCGGCGGCTCGTCCGGCAGCGGCTCCGGCGGCTCCGGCCGCGGCGGCGCGAAGGGCGTGCGCAAGAGCCCCGGCAGCGACCAGGTCGCCGGGCGCAACGCGGTGCTGGAGGCGCTGCGCGAGGACGTGCCCGCCACCCAGCTCACCGTGATGGTTCGGCTGGACACCGACGAGCGGGTGCGCGAGATCATGCGCTTGGCCGCCACCCGCGGCCTCCCGGTCGCCGAGGCCTCCCGCACCGATCTGGACCGGATGACCGACCACGCCGTCCACCAGGGCGTGGCGCTGACCATCCCGCCCTACGAATACGCCGAGGTCTCCGACCTGCTCGAGATCGCCGCGGACCGCTTCGAGCCGCCGCTGCTGGTGGCGCTCGACGGCATCACCGATCCCCGCAACCTCGGCGCGATCCTGCGTTCGGCCGACGCCTTCGGCGCCCACGGCGTGATCCTGCCCGAGCGGCGCAGCGTCTCGATGACCGCGAGCGTGTGGAAGGTCGCCGCCGGTGCCGCCGGCCGCGTGCGCGTCGCCCAGGTCACCAATCTCAACCGCGCCCTCGCCTCCCTCAAGGAGAAGGGCGTGTTCGTGCTGGGCCTGGACGCCGACGGGGACGTCACCTCCCGCGAGCTCGAGCTCGGCACCCAGCCGACCGTCCTCGTGGTCGGCGCGGAGGGCAAGGGCCTCTCGCGCCTGGCCCGGGAGAGCAGCGACCAGGTGGTCTCGATCCCCATGGGCGGTCGGACCGAGTCGCTGAACGCCTCGGTCGCCGCCGCGATCGCGCTGTACGAGCTCTCCGGCGTACGGGAGCGCCAGGGCCTGGCCTGA
- a CDS encoding NADH:flavin oxidoreductase/NADH oxidase — protein MAPDHAAPSPTLLSPTRLGDLELRNRIWLAPMCQYMVEEQDGVPTDWHLVHLGARAAGGFGLIVTEATAVSPEGRISPQDTGLWNEEQVVAWSRITAFCQAQGAKVAVQLAHAGRKASTWPNLPRFRGRRGTVPEFAAGWRTVGPTSDPFPGLDAPDALSRQDIAGIVADFVAATERAERAGFDALELHFAHGYLVHEFLSPLVNTRTDEYGGDGPGRRRLAREIASAVRERWPADRPLVVRISATDWIDGGWDIAQSVGLARELEEVGIDALHVSTGGAVIADIAVGPEYQVGFARTLRDAVSTPVAAVGLITDPAGAQVVLDRGDADFVAVGRAALREPGWPQRAAHELGVRDASLYPGAYRRGSW, from the coding sequence ATGGCCCCCGATCACGCCGCGCCCTCCCCGACGCTGCTCTCCCCCACCCGCCTCGGCGATCTCGAGCTGCGCAACCGCATCTGGCTCGCCCCCATGTGCCAGTACATGGTCGAGGAGCAGGACGGCGTGCCCACCGACTGGCATCTCGTGCACCTCGGCGCCCGGGCCGCCGGCGGCTTCGGCCTGATCGTCACCGAGGCCACCGCCGTCTCCCCCGAGGGCCGCATCAGCCCCCAGGACACCGGGCTGTGGAACGAGGAGCAGGTCGTGGCCTGGTCGCGGATCACCGCGTTCTGCCAGGCGCAGGGCGCGAAGGTCGCCGTGCAGCTCGCCCACGCCGGGCGCAAGGCCTCCACCTGGCCGAACCTGCCCCGCTTCCGCGGCCGGCGCGGCACCGTGCCCGAGTTCGCCGCGGGCTGGCGCACCGTCGGCCCCACCTCGGATCCCTTCCCCGGCCTGGACGCCCCGGACGCCCTGTCGAGGCAGGACATCGCCGGCATCGTCGCGGACTTCGTCGCGGCGACCGAGCGGGCCGAGCGCGCCGGCTTCGACGCCCTGGAGCTCCACTTCGCCCACGGCTACCTGGTCCACGAGTTCCTCTCACCCCTGGTGAACACGCGCACCGACGAGTACGGCGGGGACGGCCCCGGCAGGCGCCGGCTCGCCCGGGAGATCGCGAGCGCGGTGCGCGAGCGCTGGCCCGCGGACCGGCCGCTCGTGGTGCGGATCAGCGCGACCGACTGGATCGACGGCGGCTGGGACATCGCGCAGTCCGTCGGGCTGGCGCGCGAGCTCGAGGAGGTCGGGATCGACGCCCTGCACGTCTCCACCGGCGGCGCGGTGATCGCGGACATCGCGGTGGGGCCCGAGTACCAGGTGGGCTTCGCCCGCACCCTGCGCGATGCGGTCTCCACGCCCGTCGCGGCCGTGGGCCTGATCACCGACCCGGCCGGGGCGCAGGTGGTGCTGGACCGGGGCGATGCGGACTTCGTGGCCGTCGGCCGCGCGGCGCTGCGGGAGCCGGGCTGGCCCCAGCGCGCCGCCCACGAGCTCGGGGTGCGCGACGCCTCCCTGTACCCCGGCGCCTACCGTCGGGGCTCGTGGTGA